The Teredinibacter sp. KSP-S5-2 genomic interval GATATGGGGAAGGATCTCGCCGACGGTCGTCCAGATTTTGGTGCAAGTGGAAGTGAGTGGCGAACGCCACCGCTTTGGGGCGTTGGATTGAGTCAGGAGGTAAATGGAAGCAATGCGCTTTTGCATGATGGAAGAGCTAAAACGGTAGAGGAAGCCATTCTCTGGCATGGCGGTGAGGCCGAGCAGAGTAAAACATTATTTGTTGGATTAACCAAAACAGATCGTGATGCTTTGATCCGATTTGTTAACTCTTTATAGCTTCTTGAAAATGAAAAAAACACAATCAAACCTTACCCGTCGAAAACTCATTCACCACAGTATAGCTTTAGGGTTGCCGATAGTGGCAACCCCTAAATCATTTGCGAAGCAAAACCCGTTTAATCGAAGGGAATATTGGGTTTCTGCGCAAGGTAAAACCAATACAACATATGGTCTGGGCTGGTTTAGTGATCTAGGTGTGGACAATAGCAGGAAGGACCCAATTGAAAAACATTCAATTAAAGGGCCTGTTCGCGGCCACGGAGTTGTCCAGCATCCAACACAAAGCCAACTGGTGGTAATGGTTGGGAGGAGACCTAGCCAAATCAGTGTCGTTTTTAATATAGCCCAACCCGAAATTCAAAATGCGTTTCGGTGCGTTTCCCACAGATTTTTTACCGGACATGGTTGCTTTAGTGACGATGGTACTTTGTTCTTTGCCGCTGAGGAAAATTATGAAAATGGTGAAGGTGTTATTGGTGTTTATGATGGTCTTAGTTTTCGATATTTAACAGAGTTTCCTTCCTATGGCTTAGGTCCTCACGAAATTAAATTGATGCCGAACGGACACACTCTGGTGATTGCTAATGGAGGCTTGGTTTCTCAACAGGGAAGCATTGTAAATCTGCACACTATGAACTCGAATCTTGCCTTTGTGGATTCCCGGTCTGGAAAGCTTATTGAAACGCATAAAGTCGATCACGCTAAAGCAAGTTTACGTCACATCGATATTGCTAAGGACGGAACCATTGCTGTCGCAATTCAGGTACAAAGACAAGCGATGGAATCAAATGAGTTGGTGCCTCTGGCGGCAATTTATAAACCGGGCCGAGGATTTATAGCGCTAATACAGCCTGAAACGGTGATTCCCCATCTAAAAGACTATATGGGCAGCGTAGCGATTAACGGTTCGTCACGGTTGGCAGGGTTCACCAGTCCCAGAGGTAATCTGGCCGTTTTTTGGGATATTGATACCGGTGGCTTCAAGGGCTATCACAGCTTTGATGATGTTTGTGGTATTGCGTTATCCCGGTCTGAATCTCATTTTATTTTAAGTTCTTCTTCCGGGCAGATACGGCAACTCGATGCTTATACCTTGCAGGAAAACAAAAAAAACAGATTGCATACACCGGGTATGCATTGGGATAACCACTTAATTCAAATTACAGTGTAAATATAATGCAAAAAATAAAATTCGTATTTAGTAGCCTAGTGCTTTTTCTTTTGGTGGCGTGTGGCGGATCAAGATCAAACGACCCTGTGGTTTTATCGCAGGATAGCCTGGATGTTGCCGTTGAGGAAATTGTCGATACGGCTATTATTCCTGCAACCAATAATTTTTTGCAAAAATCCATTGAACTGGATAATGCAATAGAATCCTTTTGTACCAGTCAATCCATACCTGCGTTGGAAACGGCACAGCTAAATTGGAAAGCATTGGCGGATGCGTGGTATCGACTTCAACCGTATAATTTCGGACCATTGAACGATGATATCGTTTTCCCTTCTTATATCTATATCGATTCTCTACGCCTTAGAGGGACTGACTATACAGAAACTGTTCGCCAGGAAATTCAGCGTGATATTTTGAGTGAGCAGGCTCTTAACTACGAATATTTCAAAAATAAAAACTTTAAATTTGTTGGGCTGCTTGCTCTCGAAATCTCTCTATTTGATTTAACCGCTGC includes:
- a CDS encoding DUF1513 domain-containing protein, encoding MKKTQSNLTRRKLIHHSIALGLPIVATPKSFAKQNPFNRREYWVSAQGKTNTTYGLGWFSDLGVDNSRKDPIEKHSIKGPVRGHGVVQHPTQSQLVVMVGRRPSQISVVFNIAQPEIQNAFRCVSHRFFTGHGCFSDDGTLFFAAEENYENGEGVIGVYDGLSFRYLTEFPSYGLGPHEIKLMPNGHTLVIANGGLVSQQGSIVNLHTMNSNLAFVDSRSGKLIETHKVDHAKASLRHIDIAKDGTIAVAIQVQRQAMESNELVPLAAIYKPGRGFIALIQPETVIPHLKDYMGSVAINGSSRLAGFTSPRGNLAVFWDIDTGGFKGYHSFDDVCGIALSRSESHFILSSSSGQIRQLDAYTLQENKKNRLHTPGMHWDNHLIQITV